From Marinobacterium sp. LSUCC0821, a single genomic window includes:
- a CDS encoding polysaccharide biosynthesis C-terminal domain-containing protein, with the protein MDFINFVLKFLGRDVFVLIFVLLTNIIVARNISKYDMGIYVIILLVASYLEVFARNYQDISSVYAIKSGKYNQIILLRSVLSSVLKLIFFLLLVLYGGLYVCLEYEWLISNEIAYLLLILLIRYPFTVLKLVFDYYILATDRLSLYNISQGLVPAVTLLLVVFYQADLSLKYLVIISVVASIIGFAFSAYMVLNNIKLLSVAPRKLSKDFLSYARAQYVNSSFSFLNSSLPVTISSFILSSNAIANISITKSLSDAYFRFLPTAVGQVLYPNISSKNLTIFEKYKIFTRAFRITFILMSLAALLWVFLSGYIVTALYGAKYFDITPFLNGFVPFFFIYYLSGIVESFHNSTGQAWVVAQSTFIGLIVSIALSIPLTFSFGVYGLQFSLFIGISSQFFIRVLRIKNVYLDAEKRDLYPSISEFFSVLKLTGDKFINK; encoded by the coding sequence GTGGATTTTATTAATTTTGTATTAAAATTTTTAGGTCGCGATGTTTTTGTCTTAATTTTTGTTTTATTAACAAATATAATTGTTGCTAGGAATATCAGTAAATATGACATGGGAATTTATGTAATAATCCTATTGGTGGCATCATATTTAGAGGTATTTGCTAGAAACTATCAAGATATTTCATCAGTGTATGCTATAAAAAGTGGTAAATATAACCAGATAATTCTCTTGCGGTCTGTATTATCAAGTGTCCTTAAGTTGATATTTTTTTTACTGCTTGTTTTATATGGTGGTTTATATGTTTGTTTAGAGTATGAATGGTTAATTAGTAATGAGATTGCTTATTTATTATTAATATTACTTATTCGCTATCCTTTTACTGTTTTGAAGCTGGTTTTTGATTACTATATTTTAGCTACAGATCGCTTAAGCCTTTATAATATATCACAAGGTTTAGTTCCGGCTGTTACTTTGTTGTTGGTTGTATTTTATCAAGCCGACTTGTCACTGAAGTATCTTGTGATAATCAGTGTTGTTGCTTCGATTATTGGGTTTGCTTTTTCCGCTTATATGGTCTTAAATAACATAAAATTACTTTCTGTTGCTCCCCGGAAACTGAGCAAAGATTTTTTAAGTTACGCTCGTGCTCAATATGTAAACTCTTCATTTTCTTTTTTAAATTCAAGTTTGCCGGTCACTATTTCAAGCTTTATTCTTTCCAGTAATGCAATTGCTAATATTAGTATAACAAAGTCTCTTTCTGATGCGTATTTTAGGTTCTTGCCGACTGCTGTGGGTCAGGTGCTATATCCAAATATATCTTCCAAGAATTTAACTATATTTGAAAAATATAAAATATTTACTCGCGCATTTAGAATTACCTTTATTCTTATGAGTTTGGCTGCATTATTATGGGTGTTTTTAAGTGGCTACATAGTCACAGCATTGTATGGTGCGAAGTATTTCGATATAACGCCTTTTTTAAACGGATTTGTTCCGTTTTTTTTCATATATTATTTGTCTGGTATAGTTGAAAGTTTTCATAATTCTACAGGGCAGGCTTGGGTTGTGGCCCAATCAACATTTATCGGTCTGATTGTATCCATAGCATTGTCTATACCGCTTACTTTTTCTTTTGGGGTTTATGGTTTGCAGTTTTCATTATTTATAGGTATTTCGTCGCAGTTTTTTATTCGTGTTTTAAGAATCAAAAATGTGTATTTAGATGCTGAAAAAAGAGATTTATATCCTAGTATTAGTGAATTTTTTTCGGTATTGAAATTAACTGGTGATAAATTTATAAATAAATGA
- a CDS encoding glycosyltransferase family 4 protein, translating into MSKVIYYVPVDEVYTSEWEYYSADQQMLEESGFDVIVVTGLFGLLRNLFNVEFVYCWWWGRSLIPILLCRFFSVPVYVTGAEHMFDLSGSGSFIDRKIYQRIGLYLSFRLSNLNLFISKHQKLSIVSMLKGVKGVVLYPSLTTSFLNPSLLLPYEIRKNTILCFCWMTHRSFVRKGIYDALKGFRIFLNSQEHPSNFELVVAGRRGDGLQFLYSLIEELELTEFVSVILDPNQSEKQSLFGSSICLLAPSYMEGFGNASLEAMSYATPVICSPEGASREVVSNTGLIMTDVGVSAVAEALGIFFNLPLQQRALMSNSASDRSNSFFSLAERVRCFKQMLEKR; encoded by the coding sequence ATGTCTAAGGTAATTTATTATGTTCCTGTTGATGAAGTGTATACTTCTGAGTGGGAATATTACTCCGCTGATCAGCAAATGCTGGAAGAATCAGGATTCGATGTTATTGTTGTTACTGGTTTGTTTGGACTGCTCAGAAATTTATTTAACGTAGAATTCGTTTACTGTTGGTGGTGGGGGCGTTCATTAATTCCTATTTTGCTCTGCAGGTTTTTTTCTGTTCCCGTTTATGTTACCGGTGCCGAGCATATGTTTGATCTTTCTGGCAGTGGCTCCTTTATTGACAGAAAAATTTATCAGCGTATCGGATTATATTTGTCATTTCGTTTAAGTAATTTAAACCTATTTATTTCAAAGCACCAAAAACTTTCTATTGTTTCTATGCTAAAGGGCGTTAAAGGAGTTGTTCTGTATCCTAGTCTAACTACAAGTTTTCTTAATCCCTCTTTGCTTTTACCTTATGAGATCCGCAAGAATACAATTCTTTGCTTTTGTTGGATGACTCACAGGAGCTTTGTTCGCAAGGGGATTTATGATGCCTTAAAAGGCTTTAGGATTTTCTTAAACTCTCAGGAACACCCCTCAAATTTTGAATTAGTAGTGGCCGGTCGTCGTGGCGATGGTCTTCAGTTTCTGTATTCTTTGATAGAAGAGCTAGAACTTACAGAGTTTGTTTCTGTTATTCTCGATCCGAATCAGTCAGAAAAACAAAGTTTATTTGGATCATCTATATGTCTTTTGGCTCCGTCGTATATGGAGGGGTTTGGTAATGCCTCTTTAGAGGCTATGTCATATGCAACACCAGTTATCTGTTCTCCTGAGGGTGCTTCTCGTGAAGTAGTTAGCAATACTGGGCTGATAATGACGGATGTAGGTGTGTCCGCGGTCGCAGAGGCTTTGGGTATATTTTTTAATCTACCTCTTCAGCAGAGAGCATTAATGTCAAATTCTGCAAGTGATCGCAGCAATTCTTTTTTTTCTTTGGCGGAAAGAGTTAGATGTTTTAAACAGATGCTGGAGAAGAGATAA
- the asnB gene encoding asparagine synthase (glutamine-hydrolyzing) produces MCGIAGILGSMPNGSLDKMLSRIAHRGPDGIGRYCDEQIQLGHVRLAIIDPSLSAGQPMWDSSGRFCIVFNGEIYNFRELRSELIELGYTFITEGDTEVLLHLYVEYGKSMLGRLRGIFAFAIYDLKSNNLFIARDQFGVKPLYYTWIDGCFVFASEVKSFLDLKGFMPVPHYPSIYRTLIFQWNPGPETVFHGVYCVPSGHYVEADMSDGFVIKPYWEWPRYNPKDATFEVKLSELDSLMVSSVVEQSISDVPIGSFLSGGVDSSLICSIFTKLSRSKLPTYTIDNGDLDIGFGDDRFFAHKVADLLDIPCANVSLEGNFIEQLEKMVYNLDELCSDIAPLNVAAISAASRRAGVKVLFSGAGGDDIFSGYRRHFVARYSKFFFNVFFRKLVRISNTIISVLPNTAFKRRIHRLSLMYDRSDNMRILSYFFWFDPEVVFELFNESVKKQLKSPFLSLGDIIKEINDLDKMPELEKVLHLDRKYFLTDHNLLYTDKMSMAEGVEVRVPFLDVRLADFSAGLNVRLKQSRSKGKFLLKKLAEKYLPREVVHRSKTGFGFPLKKWVDDSLGELRVNYFNRDMIERQNCFDYLAVVRVLDEHELGVRDHSYLILSLLLTSLWFDIFVSGKHLSFLSSEKSCDK; encoded by the coding sequence ATGTGCGGAATCGCTGGAATACTTGGATCTATGCCCAATGGCAGTCTTGATAAGATGTTGTCTCGAATTGCTCATAGGGGTCCTGATGGTATTGGTAGATACTGTGATGAGCAAATACAATTGGGCCATGTTCGCCTTGCTATTATTGATCCTTCATTAAGTGCTGGTCAGCCGATGTGGGATAGTAGTGGAAGGTTTTGTATTGTCTTTAATGGTGAAATATACAATTTTCGAGAGTTGCGTTCTGAGCTCATAGAATTGGGCTATACTTTCATTACTGAAGGCGACACCGAAGTCTTGCTTCATCTTTATGTGGAGTACGGCAAATCTATGTTGGGTCGACTACGAGGGATTTTTGCTTTCGCTATCTATGATCTCAAAAGTAACAATCTATTTATTGCTCGAGATCAGTTTGGGGTAAAGCCGCTTTACTATACTTGGATAGATGGTTGTTTTGTATTCGCTAGTGAAGTGAAGTCTTTTTTAGATTTAAAGGGATTTATGCCTGTTCCGCATTATCCTAGTATTTACCGCACATTAATTTTTCAGTGGAACCCCGGTCCTGAGACTGTATTCCATGGTGTTTATTGCGTTCCCAGTGGGCATTATGTCGAAGCTGATATGTCTGATGGTTTTGTTATCAAGCCCTACTGGGAATGGCCTCGCTATAATCCAAAAGATGCAACCTTTGAAGTTAAGCTAAGCGAGTTAGATTCCTTGATGGTAAGTTCTGTTGTTGAACAGTCTATTTCAGACGTTCCAATCGGTTCCTTTTTGTCTGGCGGGGTCGATTCAAGTTTGATTTGTTCGATTTTTACAAAATTATCAAGAAGTAAACTGCCGACGTACACCATCGACAATGGTGATTTAGATATTGGCTTTGGTGATGATCGTTTCTTCGCTCATAAGGTTGCTGACTTGCTTGATATTCCTTGTGCTAATGTTTCTTTAGAAGGTAATTTTATTGAGCAGTTGGAAAAAATGGTTTACAACCTTGATGAGCTTTGCTCAGACATTGCGCCGTTGAATGTTGCGGCTATAAGCGCTGCATCTAGGAGGGCTGGTGTTAAAGTTTTATTTTCCGGTGCTGGTGGTGATGATATTTTTTCAGGATATCGTCGACATTTTGTTGCTAGATATTCAAAATTCTTTTTCAACGTTTTTTTTAGAAAGTTAGTTAGAATTAGCAATACCATTATTTCTGTTTTGCCTAACACCGCATTTAAGCGCAGAATTCATCGTTTGTCGTTGATGTATGATCGAAGTGATAATATGCGAATTTTATCGTACTTTTTCTGGTTTGATCCCGAGGTTGTTTTTGAGCTTTTTAATGAGTCTGTTAAAAAACAACTGAAATCTCCATTTCTTTCGTTAGGCGATATTATAAAAGAGATAAATGATTTAGATAAGATGCCCGAGCTCGAGAAAGTTCTGCACCTTGATCGTAAATATTTTCTTACTGATCATAATTTGCTTTACACAGATAAAATGTCTATGGCTGAAGGGGTTGAAGTGCGTGTTCCTTTTTTGGATGTGCGTTTAGCTGATTTTTCTGCTGGTCTTAATGTTCGCCTTAAGCAAAGTCGTTCTAAAGGTAAGTTTCTTTTGAAGAAATTAGCTGAAAAATATTTACCAAGGGAAGTTGTTCATCGTTCTAAAACAGGGTTTGGATTTCCTTTGAAGAAATGGGTTGATGATTCGCTAGGCGAATTGAGAGTTAATTACTTCAATCGCGATATGATTGAGAGACAAAATTGTTTCGATTATCTGGCCGTAGTAAGAGTTTTGGATGAGCATGAGTTGGGAGTTCGTGATCATTCTTATCTTATATTATCATTACTATTAACATCGTTATGGTTTGATATATTTGTAAGTGGTAAGCATTTATCTTTTTTAAGTTCGGAAAAATCATGCGACAAGTAA
- a CDS encoding bi-domain-containing oxidoreductase, giving the protein MRQVIQNLSTGETEVIHSPSPVITPNSIIVSSRVSLISAGTERMLVGFGKASYLEKAYQQPDKVKMVLEKITTDGLVTTVDSVRSKLAQPLPLGYCNVGVVSDVGAGVSGLKAGDRVVSNGPHADIVKVPTNLCARIPDVVDDESASFVVVASIGLQGIRLAEPTLGEAFVVIGAGLIGLLTVQLLLAQGCRVLAIDFDESKLALARQFGAETCNPGKGEDPVAIGMAFSRGQGVDGVIITASTKSNDPVTQAAKMCRKRGRIILVGVTGLELSRADFYEKELKFQVSCSYGPGRYDPSYEYMGQDYPLPFVRWTEQRNFEAVLDMLANGSLDVKPLISHRFAFEDARMAYQVLLEDKASLGTLLQYTSADESRSMSKVKLNTDLSFNLDKPVMGFIGAGNYASRMLIPAFKAAGAQFHTLATAGGINSVVHGEKAGFAEASTDATEMLTNSDINTVAVVTRHDSHAYFVAQALEAGKHVFVEKPLAIDIAGLERVESAYKATIDDDKRLHLMVGFNRRFSPQVKKIKSLLEPVKEPKSFIMTMNAGSIPADYWTQDNAIGGGRIIGEACHFIDLMRYLAGSEIVSVQARRMGDHPSVPVTEDKASITLGFADGSFGTILYLANGASTFPKERVEVFAAGGVLQLDNFRKLKAFGWKGFKKMNLWKQDKGQKACAAAFLESIQTGNPAISADEIFEVARVSIEIAEQLRSQ; this is encoded by the coding sequence ATGCGACAAGTAATTCAAAATTTAAGTACTGGAGAAACTGAAGTTATACATTCCCCAAGTCCAGTTATTACACCTAACTCTATCATAGTAAGCAGTCGAGTCAGCTTGATCTCAGCAGGAACAGAGCGGATGCTAGTTGGTTTTGGTAAAGCTTCTTACTTGGAAAAGGCATACCAGCAGCCGGATAAGGTCAAGATGGTTCTTGAAAAGATAACAACGGACGGTTTAGTGACAACTGTGGATTCAGTTAGATCTAAGCTTGCTCAGCCACTGCCCTTAGGATACTGCAATGTAGGGGTTGTTTCTGACGTTGGTGCTGGTGTTTCCGGTCTTAAAGCTGGTGATCGTGTTGTTTCTAATGGTCCTCATGCAGATATCGTTAAAGTTCCTACAAATCTCTGCGCGCGCATTCCAGATGTCGTTGATGATGAGTCAGCATCATTCGTAGTTGTGGCGAGTATCGGTTTACAGGGTATCCGTCTTGCCGAACCAACCCTTGGTGAGGCCTTTGTTGTCATAGGGGCTGGACTAATAGGGTTGCTTACTGTTCAGTTGTTGTTAGCGCAGGGCTGCCGTGTATTGGCTATTGACTTTGATGAATCCAAACTAGCGTTGGCACGCCAGTTTGGTGCTGAAACCTGCAACCCTGGAAAAGGTGAAGACCCAGTAGCTATCGGTATGGCGTTCAGTCGTGGTCAGGGGGTCGATGGCGTTATTATTACAGCATCTACCAAATCGAATGACCCTGTTACCCAAGCAGCAAAAATGTGCCGTAAGCGTGGTCGTATCATTTTGGTCGGGGTGACAGGCCTTGAACTTAGTCGTGCTGACTTTTATGAAAAAGAGCTCAAGTTTCAGGTTTCCTGTTCTTATGGACCAGGACGTTACGATCCTTCATACGAATACATGGGGCAGGACTATCCTTTGCCTTTTGTTCGCTGGACAGAACAGCGTAATTTTGAGGCGGTTTTGGATATGCTGGCCAACGGCAGTCTCGATGTAAAGCCGTTGATTAGTCATCGTTTTGCGTTCGAGGATGCACGGATGGCTTATCAAGTCCTGTTAGAGGACAAAGCCAGTTTGGGTACTCTGCTGCAGTACACTTCTGCAGATGAAAGCCGTTCCATGAGCAAGGTAAAACTCAATACGGATTTAAGTTTCAATCTTGATAAGCCAGTAATGGGCTTTATTGGTGCTGGTAATTACGCTTCTCGCATGTTGATCCCGGCATTTAAGGCAGCCGGTGCTCAGTTTCATACCTTGGCGACAGCCGGCGGTATCAATAGCGTTGTTCATGGTGAGAAGGCCGGGTTTGCCGAAGCTTCGACCGACGCCACCGAGATGCTGACGAATTCTGATATTAACACCGTGGCGGTTGTAACTCGTCACGATAGTCATGCGTACTTTGTCGCTCAAGCACTGGAAGCTGGTAAGCATGTCTTTGTTGAAAAGCCGTTAGCTATCGATATTGCCGGATTGGAGCGGGTTGAAAGCGCATACAAAGCTACTATTGACGACGACAAAAGGTTACATCTGATGGTTGGTTTTAACCGTCGGTTCTCTCCGCAGGTTAAAAAAATTAAATCCCTACTTGAACCTGTTAAGGAACCCAAGTCATTCATCATGACTATGAATGCTGGTTCTATCCCCGCTGATTACTGGACACAGGATAACGCTATTGGCGGTGGTCGTATCATTGGCGAGGCCTGCCATTTTATCGACTTGATGCGATATCTGGCGGGCAGCGAGATTGTATCCGTTCAAGCGCGACGTATGGGAGACCACCCAAGTGTGCCAGTGACAGAGGATAAAGCTAGTATCACACTTGGTTTTGCAGATGGCTCTTTCGGGACCATTCTGTACCTCGCTAACGGTGCATCTACCTTCCCGAAAGAACGGGTGGAAGTGTTTGCTGCTGGTGGCGTGCTTCAGTTGGACAACTTCCGCAAACTGAAAGCTTTCGGTTGGAAAGGCTTTAAAAAAATGAACTTGTGGAAGCAGGACAAAGGCCAGAAGGCTTGCGCTGCTGCTTTCCTTGAAAGTATTCAAACCGGTAACCCTGCGATATCCGCGGATGAAATTTTTGAGGTCGCGCGGGTTAGCATAGAGATAGCTGAGCAACTGAGATCACAGTAA
- a CDS encoding heparinase II/III-family protein — translation MSFLVKARTAAALGALNLCRAISYRLGVKLGFNPVRRLTGNAAEGVFFNPQTWPITNVIAPSHWESIALLFGHYPIPVTTIPPDWHANPITGKRVPQPEKDWWSIPDFDPALGDIKLIWELSRFDWVLAFSQQARAGNYEAFQRLNNWLNDWCTQNPPYKGPNWKCGQEASIRVLHLAMAALILEQIETAPKALVDIVELHLQRIAPTLRYAMAQDNNHGTSEAAALFIGGSWLTVMGSSGGAELTTTGRRWLENRASHLIGEDGSFSQYSLNYHRVMLDTFSMVEVWRRKLALPEFSACWQQRARAAANWLYAMTNHWNGDGPNLGANDGARLLPLTDTDYRDFRPSVQLATVLFLEANAYSEDGVWNQPLNWLGLERPDKALPAGKSEVFDQGGYVLLCMGDAKVMLRYPKFRFRPSQADALHLDFWLQECNLLRDAGTFSYNTEARWLQYFSGTESHNTVQFDGRDQMPRLSRFLFGDWLKTNVFKPIAGSAYRQAVTAGYKDGKNAQHVRSVSLCEGLLSVTDEIAGFKEKAVLRWRLEPGDWKISGDVISKGTHSIKVMADIPIKRYELVEGWESRFYQDKQPVPVLEVELHQPGILTTEYRWVS, via the coding sequence ATGTCGTTTTTGGTTAAAGCGCGTACTGCTGCTGCTTTAGGGGCCTTAAATCTGTGTCGCGCTATTAGTTATCGTTTAGGTGTCAAGCTGGGCTTTAATCCTGTTCGTCGCCTGACAGGTAATGCAGCTGAAGGCGTATTTTTTAATCCTCAAACATGGCCCATAACTAACGTTATTGCGCCCAGCCACTGGGAAAGTATAGCGCTCCTTTTTGGTCACTATCCAATTCCAGTCACGACAATACCTCCTGATTGGCATGCTAATCCAATAACAGGAAAGCGAGTACCTCAGCCCGAAAAGGACTGGTGGTCTATACCAGATTTCGACCCTGCACTAGGTGATATTAAGTTGATCTGGGAACTGTCACGTTTCGACTGGGTACTGGCTTTTTCGCAGCAGGCTCGGGCGGGTAACTACGAGGCATTCCAGCGTCTGAATAATTGGTTAAACGATTGGTGTACGCAAAATCCGCCCTACAAAGGCCCTAACTGGAAGTGCGGTCAGGAGGCTTCGATTCGGGTTTTGCATTTGGCGATGGCCGCGCTGATATTGGAGCAGATAGAAACTGCACCAAAAGCGTTGGTTGATATTGTAGAGCTGCATCTTCAGCGTATTGCGCCTACTTTAAGGTACGCAATGGCACAGGATAACAATCACGGTACATCAGAGGCTGCAGCACTGTTTATAGGTGGAAGCTGGCTGACCGTGATGGGTAGTTCAGGGGGGGCAGAATTGACGACAACCGGGCGCAGGTGGCTCGAGAATCGTGCTTCACACCTCATTGGCGAAGATGGAAGTTTTAGCCAATATTCGCTTAACTATCATCGTGTAATGTTGGATACCTTCAGTATGGTAGAAGTTTGGCGCCGGAAGCTTGCGTTACCTGAGTTTTCGGCATGCTGGCAACAACGCGCTCGGGCTGCCGCAAATTGGTTGTATGCCATGACAAATCACTGGAATGGTGACGGGCCTAATTTGGGCGCCAATGATGGAGCTAGGCTTTTGCCGTTAACCGATACTGATTATCGTGATTTTCGCCCATCGGTCCAGTTGGCAACCGTACTATTTTTAGAGGCTAATGCTTATTCCGAAGATGGTGTGTGGAATCAGCCTTTAAACTGGTTAGGTCTTGAACGACCAGACAAGGCATTGCCTGCTGGAAAGTCCGAAGTATTTGATCAAGGTGGCTACGTACTGCTCTGTATGGGTGATGCAAAAGTCATGCTGCGTTATCCGAAATTTCGTTTCAGGCCAAGTCAGGCTGATGCACTGCATTTGGATTTTTGGTTGCAAGAGTGTAACTTACTCCGTGATGCTGGTACCTTCAGCTACAATACAGAAGCGCGATGGTTGCAGTACTTTTCTGGTACGGAGAGCCACAATACTGTTCAGTTTGATGGCCGCGACCAAATGCCCCGTTTAAGTCGTTTCTTGTTTGGGGATTGGCTGAAAACAAATGTTTTTAAACCTATCGCTGGTTCAGCATATAGGCAGGCAGTAACTGCGGGATACAAAGACGGGAAAAATGCACAACATGTTCGTAGTGTAAGTCTCTGTGAGGGGTTGCTGAGTGTCACTGACGAAATTGCAGGCTTTAAGGAAAAAGCAGTTCTTCGCTGGCGCCTAGAGCCCGGCGACTGGAAAATAAGCGGCGATGTGATATCTAAAGGTACCCACTCAATCAAGGTGATGGCAGACATACCAATCAAGCGATATGAGCTGGTGGAGGGATGGGAGTCACGTTTTTACCAGGATAAACAACCAGTTCCTGTTTTGGAGGTTGAATTACATCAACCGGGCATACTAACAACGGAGTATCGTTGGGTCTCATGA
- a CDS encoding glycosyltransferase family 4 protein yields the protein MRVLYFHQHFSTPSGSVGIRSYEMARRLVVRGHQVTMVCGSYGGGETGIAQPFIKGLRRGAVGGIDIIEFDLAYSNSDGFVKRASTFVKFALRSIGLVFSEKYDLVFATTTPLTAGIPGIFARWLRRKPFVFEVRDLWPELPKAMGVINNPLVLGAMSFLEWASYRSAHRCIGLSPGIVEGIASRGVPKTRIELVPNGCDLSIFAAEPTPWRPEGVQPDDMMAVFAGTHGMANGLDAVLDAAVELNARNRSDIKLVLVGQGKLKAKLVERARNEGLENVIFHEPVSKKRLAGLMASTDVGLQILANVSAFYYGTSPNKFFDYIAAGVPVLNNYPGWLADMLKEHACGFAVEPDSPKAFADALEQAADDRARLVQMGQNARQLAENEFDRTKLSNRFVDWLEGAVK from the coding sequence ATGAGAGTTCTCTACTTCCATCAGCATTTTTCTACTCCAAGCGGATCCGTTGGTATTCGTTCCTATGAAATGGCACGTCGATTAGTTGTACGCGGTCATCAAGTCACTATGGTGTGTGGCAGTTATGGTGGCGGTGAAACTGGAATCGCGCAACCGTTTATTAAAGGGTTGCGCCGTGGCGCTGTCGGAGGCATCGATATTATTGAGTTCGATCTTGCCTATTCAAATAGTGATGGGTTTGTCAAACGCGCCTCAACCTTTGTGAAGTTTGCGTTGCGTAGCATCGGGCTGGTATTCAGTGAAAAATACGACCTTGTATTTGCGACCACAACACCATTGACCGCGGGTATTCCCGGTATTTTTGCACGTTGGTTAAGACGTAAACCTTTTGTGTTTGAGGTGCGGGACCTTTGGCCAGAACTGCCGAAGGCCATGGGCGTAATCAATAACCCGCTGGTACTAGGCGCTATGTCGTTTTTGGAGTGGGCCAGCTATCGATCTGCGCATCGTTGTATAGGGCTTTCCCCCGGTATCGTTGAAGGTATCGCTTCACGTGGTGTTCCGAAAACGCGTATTGAACTTGTCCCCAACGGTTGCGATCTGAGTATTTTTGCCGCTGAACCAACTCCCTGGCGGCCAGAAGGAGTGCAGCCTGACGATATGATGGCTGTATTCGCTGGTACTCACGGTATGGCGAATGGGTTGGATGCAGTGCTAGACGCTGCAGTGGAGCTCAACGCCCGCAATCGTTCTGATATCAAGTTGGTCCTGGTTGGGCAGGGCAAGCTCAAAGCTAAGCTGGTTGAACGTGCCCGCAATGAGGGACTGGAAAATGTTATATTCCATGAGCCTGTGAGCAAAAAACGTTTGGCTGGTTTGATGGCAAGCACAGACGTGGGGCTGCAGATTCTGGCAAACGTTTCAGCTTTTTATTACGGCACGTCACCCAATAAGTTTTTTGATTACATTGCAGCAGGGGTGCCGGTGTTAAATAACTACCCGGGCTGGTTGGCGGACATGCTCAAGGAGCATGCCTGTGGTTTTGCTGTGGAACCGGATTCCCCTAAAGCATTTGCAGATGCACTGGAACAAGCAGCAGACGATCGAGCGCGGTTGGTGCAGATGGGCCAAAATGCCCGGCAGTTGGCTGAAAATGAATTTGATCGGACTAAATTAAGTAATCGCTTCGTTGATTGGCTTGAGGGGGCCGTGAAATGA
- a CDS encoding sugar transferase: MMKRLFDMIASAISLLVLLPVIAVVALLIRRKLGSPVLFRQVRPGKDGKPFEMFKFRTMRDAVDEKGNLLPDAERMTPFGHFLRSTSLDELPELWNVLKGEMSLVGPRPLLMEYLPLYSAEQYRRHDVRPGVTGWAQINGRNSISWEEKFKLDTWYVENRSLWLDLKIIYLTIKKVLLRDGISADGEVTMHKFTGTPRD, from the coding sequence ATGATGAAGCGTCTTTTTGATATGATTGCCTCAGCTATCAGTCTATTAGTGCTTCTGCCGGTCATCGCCGTGGTCGCCTTGCTGATTCGCCGTAAACTCGGTTCGCCAGTTCTGTTCCGTCAGGTGCGCCCGGGCAAGGACGGCAAGCCTTTTGAGATGTTCAAGTTTCGCACCATGCGAGATGCGGTTGATGAAAAGGGTAACTTGCTACCGGATGCAGAACGCATGACGCCTTTTGGTCATTTTCTACGCTCTACTAGCCTGGATGAATTGCCGGAACTTTGGAATGTGTTAAAGGGTGAAATGAGCTTGGTAGGTCCCCGCCCCTTATTGATGGAATATTTGCCACTTTATTCGGCGGAGCAGTACCGACGCCACGATGTTCGGCCAGGTGTAACCGGTTGGGCGCAGATTAACGGACGTAATTCGATCAGTTGGGAAGAAAAATTCAAACTCGATACATGGTATGTTGAAAATCGCTCCTTATGGTTAGATCTAAAGATCATTTACCTTACGATAAAGAAAGTGCTGCTGCGTGATGGTATCTCTGCAGATGGCGAGGTAACGATGCACAAGTTTACAGGCACTCCTCGTGACTAG
- a CDS encoding acetyltransferase, whose product MAEIALECGWSEIVFFDDAWPDLSLNGCFDVVGNTAALVEQICDFDGIHVAIGNNTVRLEKFEFFRSRGAPLPSLVHPRSVISKSSSIGDGTVAMAGSVVNADTTISAACILNTGSTVDHDCNIGEGVHVSPGVNVAGGVKIGRLSWIGIGAAVIQCVSIGSDVLVGAGSVVLSDVPDGICVAGVPAKPFS is encoded by the coding sequence GTGGCTGAAATCGCTCTTGAATGCGGATGGAGTGAGATTGTATTTTTTGACGATGCGTGGCCGGACCTATCACTTAACGGCTGTTTCGATGTGGTCGGAAATACCGCAGCGCTCGTTGAGCAGATTTGCGACTTCGATGGGATACATGTTGCCATAGGCAACAACACTGTGAGGCTAGAAAAGTTCGAGTTTTTCCGCTCTCGTGGAGCTCCCTTGCCATCCTTGGTGCACCCTAGATCTGTAATCAGTAAATCTTCATCCATAGGCGATGGAACGGTTGCTATGGCTGGCTCCGTTGTTAATGCAGATACGACTATCTCTGCTGCCTGTATTTTGAATACTGGAAGTACCGTTGATCACGACTGTAATATTGGAGAGGGCGTTCACGTCTCTCCGGGAGTTAATGTTGCCGGTGGAGTGAAGATCGGTCGGTTGAGTTGGATCGGAATCGGCGCAGCTGTAATTCAATGTGTCTCTATTGGCTCCGATGTCCTAGTCGGCGCTGGTTCTGTTGTTTTATCGGACGTTCCTGATGGGATATGCGTTGCTGGTGTTCCAGCAAAACCCTTTTCCTAA